The proteins below come from a single Bactrocera dorsalis isolate Fly_Bdor chromosome 5, ASM2337382v1, whole genome shotgun sequence genomic window:
- the LOC125779053 gene encoding kelch-like protein 5 isoform X2, translating into MATSSSQTLALQRNSWEQNRFMEKLMTKIFNFYDEQTLIDVTFKVSNPTALVPAHRLILAAASPYFENLFNGNQGTNPVIEINDIDSDTFERLITFCYTGQALITVNTVAAMLNAAIVLKLDDAITSSVDYLMTHINEYTLQGAYTLERETQCEVLRQKIIEYETQNFMEISRSDEFLNFDVEKLQRILVSDNLNITREEDAYDAIQRWYNHDVPARQEQLPLLIACLRLTLSNVNFLMTQILPLPGCELLALRALSWIREPTARPIINMRFTEPRGISTTNCGDKTILAVCSELTPKLLRYYKTENKWQEYESIKFDYQCYGTILKDDNLLFIGGFNIGCISYNIVRCWNIRNKTWYNLQDMVQARRNHCVVELNGKIYAIGGYDGKNVLSSVERYTISVGWKFVNSLIVGRFDAGAVTFNGKIFIMGGNNGSGDLKSVECYNPDSNTWTSCADMKICHSSPGVTAHKGHIYVLSRSGAERYDPQQDTWSQICYLEVGYGLMTCVSLDNKLWAIGGWSKSADKPSVSVLDEENSCWVERCSLPRRNVCNCFVVPESMLSSM; encoded by the exons ATGGCCACGAGTTCTTCCCAAACACTTGCTCTTCAGAGAAATTCCTGGGAGCAGAACCGTTTCATggagaaattaatgacgaaaatatttaacttcTACGACGAGCAGACTTTGATCGATGTGACTTTTAAAGTTTCAAATCCAACGGCTCT TGTACCCGCGCATCGTTTGATACTCGCAGCAGCAAGTCCTTACTTCGAGAACCTTTTTAATGGCAATCAAGGCACTAATCCAGTCATCGAGATAAATGATATCGACAGCGATACTTTTGAGCGTCTAATAACCTTTTGTTACACCGGACAGGCCCTCATTACCGTTAACACTGTCGCTGCCATGCTAAATGCCGCAATCGTTTTGAAATTGGATGATGCCATAACCAGTAGTGTGGACTACCTCATGACTCATATCAATGAATACACTTTACAGGGTGCTTATACGCTGGAGCGTGAAACGCAATGTGAAGTTCTTAGGCAGAAAATCATCGAGTACGAGACACAGAATTTCATGGAG ATTAGCCGAAGCgatgagtttttgaattttgatgtaGAAAAATTGCAACGTATTCTAGTATctgacaatttgaatataaccCGTGAGGAAGACGCCTACGATGCCATACAACGCTGGTACAATCACGATGTTCCTGCGCGTCAAGAGCAACTGCCACTTTTAATAGCTTGTCTTCGTCTTACCCTATCCAATGTAAATTTTCTGATGACACAAATTCTGCCGTTACCTGGATGTGAGCTACTGGCCCTCAGAGCGTTATCGTGGATCAGAGAGCCTACAGCACGGCCAATAATAAATATGCGATTTACAGAACCACGTGGGATCAGTACTACAAATTGTGGTGACAAAACAATTCTTGCCGTTTGCTCAGAG CTGACTCCCAAGCTGCTGCGATATTACAAAACTGAGAATAAGTGGCAGGAATATGAGAGTATAAAATTCGATTACCAATGTTATGGAACTATTTTAAAGgatgataatttattatttattggcgGTTTTAACATTGGTTGCATATCATATAACATCGTCCGTTGCTGGAACATACGAAATAAGACATGGTATAATTTGCAAGACATGGTCCAAGCAAGAAGGAATCACTGCGTTGTCGAATTAAATGGTAAAATCTACGCGATTGGTGGTTATGATGGTAAAAATGTTCTGTCGTCGGTGGAAAG aTATACGATCTCCGTTGGTTGGAAGTTCGTCAACAGTTTAATTGTTGGACGATTTGACGCAGGTGCAGTTACCTTTAAtggtaaaattttcataatggGCGGTAATAATGGCAGTGGGGATTTAAAATCCGTCGAATGCTACAATCCGGATTCGAATACTTGGACTTCTTGCGCGGATATGAAAATATGTCACAGTTCACCTGGT GTAACTGCACATAAAGGTCACATTTATGTTTTAAGCCGTAGCGGTGCTGAACGTTACGATCCTCAGCAAGACACGTGGTCACAG ATTTGCTATTTGGAAGTTGGCTATGGTTTGATGACTTGCGTATCGCTAGACAATAAACTATGGGCCATTGGTGGCTGGTCTAAATCTGCTGACAAGCCATCTGTATCAGTCCTTGATGAAGAAAATTCCTGTTGGGTAGAAAGGTGCTCATTACCCAGACGTAATGTGTGTAACTGTTTTGTTGTGCCTGAATCCATGCTGTCGTCGATgtga